In Eublepharis macularius isolate TG4126 chromosome 4, MPM_Emac_v1.0, whole genome shotgun sequence, the following are encoded in one genomic region:
- the LOC129326955 gene encoding C-type lectin domain family 2 member D-like, whose amino-acid sequence MRRKMGQETKHPGTSKEEFIESLSFNKAKKDYQAFARKQGYEKTGLAVILILLVVVIGLATALGVKGSSCEEIVTYALCPDGWIGYLGNCYYFSDDEADWLSSLRNCSALGASLSAIETKHEMAFLLRYKGPIYHWIGLRKEQRKSWEWANGEVFNNTLFEIVEGGDCAYLNDVAVMSSWCRTKKNWICSKPDASVHRRQPMEETGVKQAYMNESHM is encoded by the exons ATGAGAAGAAAGATGGGTCAAGAAACAAAACATCCAGGAACCAGCAAAGAGGAATTCATCGAATCTTTAAGCTTTAATAAAGCAAAGAAAG ATTATCAAGCTTTCGCCAGGAAACAGGGGTATGAGAAGACAGGACTGGCTGTTATCTTGATCCTCCTGGTGGTTGTAATTGGCTTGGCAACTGCTCTGGGAG TCAAAGGTTCATCTTGTGAGGAGATTGTCACTTATGCCTTGTGTCCCGATGGATGGATTGGATACTTGGGAAATTGTTACTACTTTTCTGACGATGAAGCAGACTGGCTTTCTAGCCTGAGAAACTGCTCTGCACTAGGGGCCTCTCTGTCAGCCATCGAAACCAAGCATGAAATG GCTTTCTTGCTGCGTTATAAGGGTCCCATTTATCACTGGATCGGTCTAAGGAAAGAACAAAGGAAGTCTTGGGAATGGGCAAATGGGGAAGTCTTCAACAACACACT GTTTGAGATTGTCGAAGGAGGGGACTGTGCCTACCTGAATGACGTGGCGGTCATGTCTTCGTGGTGCAGGACCAAGAAGAACTGGATTTGCAGCAAGCCGGATGCTTCTGTGCACCGAAGGCAGCCTATGGAAGAGACAGGTGTAAAGCAGGCCTATATGAATGAAAGTCATATGTAA
- the LOC129327718 gene encoding killer cell lectin-like receptor subfamily B member 1C — translation MLLEGLQTKQALDALQKACASQGPSTASSGSRQKTVWENPPSKNCEALKWLLCKPHDNGSAENSQCKICQENWLLHEDKCFWASKEKQNWNKSQEDCTAKKSRIAVIQRQEELDFIQSITEGAQLLWIGLTATSPAGWIWIDGSPFNSTLLQVTGTVQANSCGMLKGNKVISESCSAVTKWICETEALLV, via the exons ATGTTGTTGGAAGGTTTACAGACCAAGCAAGCCCTGGATGCTCTACAGAAGGCCTGTGCTTCCCAAGGACCCAGCACTGCCAGCAGCGGTTCTCGGCAGAAGACTGTCTGggagaatccaccctccaagaaCTGTGAGGCTTTGAAATGGTTGCTGTGCAAGCCGCATGACAATGGCTCAGCAG AAAATTCCCAATGCAAGATTTGCCAAGAAAACTGGCTGCTTCATGAGGACAAATGtttctgggcctccaaagaaaaacaaaactggaACAAGAGTCAGGAGGATTGCACAGCAAAAAAATCTCGAATTGCGGTGATACAAAGACAAGAAGAATTG GACTTCATACAGAGTATTACCGAAGGAGCACAGCTACTGTGGATTGGACTAACAGCCACATCCCCAGCAGGATGGATCTGGATAGATGGTTCCCCATTCAATAGCACACT GTTGCAAGTAACAGGTACTGTTCAAGCAAACAGCTGTGGGATGCTGAAGGGAAACAAAGTGATTTCTGAATCTTGCAGTGCTGTAACCAAGTGGATCTGTGAGACTGAAGCTCTTCTGGTGTAA